In the genome of Candoia aspera isolate rCanAsp1 chromosome 1, rCanAsp1.hap2, whole genome shotgun sequence, one region contains:
- the ASF1A gene encoding histone chaperone ASF1A: MAKVQVNNVVVLDNPSPFYNPFQFEITFECIEDLSEDLEWKIIYVGSAESEEYDQVLDSVLVGPVPAGRHMFVFQADAPNPGLIPDADAVGVTVVLITCTYRGQEFIRVGYYVNNEYTETELRENPPVKPDFSKLQRNILASNPRVTRFHINWEDNTEKLTDAESSNPNLQSLLSTDALPSASKGWSTSENSLNVMLESHMDCM; encoded by the exons ATGGCAAAGGTTCAGGTGAACAACGTCGTGGTGCTGGATAATCCTTCGCCTTTCTACAACCCCTTCCAGTTCGAAATCACCTTCGAGTGCATAGAGGACCTCTCCGAAG ATTTGGAATGGAAAATCATCTATGTGGGTTCAGCAGAAAGTGAGGAATATGATCAAGTTTTAGATTCAGTTTTAGTAGGCCCTGTTCCTGCAGGAAGACACATGTTTGTATTTCAG GCAGATGCTCCTAATCCAGGACTTATTCCTGATGCAGATGCTGTAGGTGTAACGGTTGTCTTAATCACCTGCACTTATAGAGGTCAAGAATTTATCAGAGTTGGGTATTATGTAAACAATGAATATACTGAAACGGAATTGAGAGAAAACCCTCCAGTAAAGCCAGACTTTTCTAAG CTCCAGAGGAATATTTTGGCATCTAATCCCAGGGTTACAAGATTCCATATTAATTGGGAGGACAACACTGAAAAACTGACAGATGCTGAGAGCAGCAACCCAAATCTCCAGTCACTCCTTTCTACAGACGCCCTGCCTTCTGCCTCAAAAGGGTGGTCAACATCTGAAAACTCGCTAAATGTCATGTTGGAATCTCATATGGACTGCATGTGA